Proteins co-encoded in one Chrysemys picta bellii isolate R12L10 chromosome 13, ASM1138683v2, whole genome shotgun sequence genomic window:
- the RIPK3 gene encoding receptor-interacting serine/threonine-protein kinase 3, with protein MAEWVEFRERIPRECLEEMQFIASGGFGTIYRAQHRDWRIPIAVKKLSRDTCSREELLAEARAMDKARFIYILRLFGLYEEEEEGWDSGPRLGIVMEYMENGSLADLLERVQPVPWPMRFRLLHQVALGMNYLHGLHPPLLHLDLKPSNVLLNLELHVRLADFGLSKFKRVTTKQGADRSGDEDDYGGTLEYMPPESLVDINYKPTPATDIYSYAILTWSVLSGEQPYPNLHPKCMSSLLRMHIPRGQRPDMKELEEVTGVEGLEDMKELMKRCWHNDSWERPTFKDCSNKTEKIFSCHKSQIVPAVRQVQDVLVMMASSPSDDSRPSVSVPAPAAAESSHLHTFPPSSLGVSEQFQTLRYEDRPSRENEAVLQRNTRQTEHQQGPGTPQPCSVRMDPRQGAEGPNNGEFGSPKTIPSQLRHPDNQPRPFFPSQSQPHLPTQGPDQPMFPFRQPYPQPVHGFPGSSINITGSCSAIQIGHNNSMKVTKVRVEEKKKKKKKK; from the exons ATGGCCGAGTGGGTGGAGTTCCGGGAGCGGATCCCCCGGGAGTGCCTGGAGGAGATGCAGTTCATCGCCTCCGGTGGGTTCGGCACCATCTATCGGGCTCAGCACCGTGACTGGCGCATCCCCATCGCTGTGAAGAAACTGAGCCG agaCACCTGCAGCCGTGAAGAGCTCCTGGCGGAAGCCCGGGCCATGGACAAAGCTCGCTTCATCTACATCCTGCGGCTCTTCGGCCTctatgaggaggaagaggagggctgGGACTCTGGCCCCCGGCTGGGCATTGTCATGGAGTACATGGAGAATGGCAGCCTGGCCGACTTGCTGGAGAGAGTCCAGCCAGTCCCCTGGCCAATGCGCTTCCGCCTCCTCCACCAGGTGGCGCTGGGCATGAATTACCTGCATGGGCTTCACCCACCGTTACTGCACCTGGACCTCAAACCCAGCAACGTCCTGCTGAATTTGGAGCTGCATGTCCGG CTGGCAGACTTTGGGCTATCGAAATTCAAGCGAGTGACGACCAAGCAGGGAGCAGACCGCTCCGGGGATGAGGATGACTACGGGGGTACTCTGGAGTACATGCCCCCCGAATCCCTCGTAGACATCAACTACAAGCCAACGCCAGCCACAGACATATACAG TTATGCCATCCTCACCTGGTCCGTGTTAAGTGGTGAACAGCCTTACCCAA ATCTCCACCCAAAATGCATGAGCTCCCTGCTCCGAATGCACATCCCCCGGGGTCAGAGACCCGACatgaaggagctggaggaggtcACAGGAGTGGAGGGCCTGGAGGACATGAAAGAGTTAATGAAGAGATGTTGGCACAATGACAGCTGGGAAAGACCCACTTTTAAAG ACTGCAGCAACAAGACAGAGAAGATTTTTTCCTGCCACAAGTCCCAGATCGTGCCGGCTGTGCGTCAGGTGCAGGATGTGCTG GTGATGATGGCCAGTTCTCCCAGCGATGACTCCAGACCATCAGTAAGCGTCCCTGCACCTGCTGCGGCTGAGAGCTCCCATCTCCACACCTTTCCTCCATCTTCCCTCGGGGTCTCAGAGCAATTCCAGACACTTCGCTATGAGGATCGTCCATCCAGAGAAAACG AAGCTGTGCTCCAGAGAAACACGAGGCAGACGGAGCATCAGCAAGGACCTGGTACCCCTCAGCCCTGCAGTGTCAGAATGGATCCCAGGCAG GGAGCAGAAGGACCCAATAATGGAGAATTTGGCTCCCCCAAGACAATCCCATCACAGTTGAGACACCCAG ACAATCAGCCGAGGCCCTTCTTCCCCAGCCAGTCCCAACCacacctccccacccaggggccGGATCAACCCATGTTCCCATTCCGGCAACCG TATCCGCAACCTGTCCATGGATTCCCAG GTAGCAGCATAAATATCACTGGTTCTTGCTCGGCAATACAGATTGGTCACAACAACAGCATGAAAGTGACCAAGGTGCGAGtagaagagaagaagaagaagaagaagaagaaataa
- the NFATC4 gene encoding nuclear factor of activated T-cells, cytoplasmic 4, with translation MGAASCEDEDLEFKLIFGEEEKDPPGMGVSLEDLDAEDLPPCCTLALDDPPAYASPLGIPCPPRLGGGPRAGMHSPPPRPARDDTFESQPARWVRLGADARVLECPSIQITTISPGADWDCSPRDYLPLEAYSGYREAPLASGFFTPSPASSGSASPWSFFSDDDGTGGDDVERELNEAAARFALSSPCGSPKPWAGLEEPWGLYPAGRGAEDSWVALAPRPTSPCGKRRYSSSETHSSASPCLSRRGSLGEEGGGEGTDGVGGEGPPYEAAGQHPPAESIPQKARKTSTEQTVALTRKEEGCCNGDDGGFGAARKEGMDYLAVPSPLGWSKARIGGHSPIFRSSALPPLDWPLPSQYEQYELKIEVQPRTHHRAHYETEGSRGAVKATPGGHPVVKLLGYDEKPLTLQMFIGTADERNLRPHAFYQVHRITGKMVATASYETIISSTKVLEMSLLPENNMAANIDCAGILKLRNSDIELRKGETDIGRKNTRVRLVFRVHVPQGNGKVVSIQTASVPIECSQRSAQELPQVERCSLSAGSGRGGEEMVLSGANFLPDSKVVFIERGPDGKLQWEEEACINRLKSNETTLTLTVPEYSNPQVARPVQVYFYVSNGRRKRSPTQAFKYLPVIFKEEPPPSSPLRGFPLGPSSPVPPCSPPYPPEGPGDMDISPSRPHFPCYPDDSPYRAGYSSSPAAFGSPSLYPDGPPLLPLTPPYHRCLATEPSHRYPHTEQYGGAGLTVPPHFHPLGYRPPHFQAPAQLTPPALSEGAGPPNWGDPESGETEEVEKPRGSGYRVAFRDSLPVQGITLEEVTEIIGRDLSDFPEPLCEGRGS, from the exons ATGGGGGCGGCCAGCTGCGAAGACGAGGATCTGGAATTCAAGCTGATCTttggagaagaggagaaggaccccCCGGGAATGGGGGTATCGCTGGAAG aCCTCGACGCTGAAGACCTCCCTCCGTGTTGCACCTTGGCCCTGGATGACCCACCGGCCTATGCCTCCCCTCTAGGCATCCCATGCCCGCCCCGCCTGGGCGGGGGTCCCCGGGCTGGCAtgcactcccccccgccccgcccagcaCGGGATGACACCTTTGAGAGCCAGCCGGCGCGGTGGGTGCGCCTGGGGGCCGACGCCCGCGTCCTGGAGTGCCCCAGCATCCAGATCACCACCATCTCGCCTGGCGCCGACTGGGATTGCTCTCCACGCGACTACCTGCCCCTGGAAGCCTACAGCGGCTACCGGGAGGCCCCTCTGGCCTCCGGCTTCTTCACCCCCAGTCCCGCCAGCAGTGGCAGTGCCTCCCCCTGGAGCTTCTTCTCGGACGATGATGGGACGGGCGGTGACGACGTGGAGCGGGAGCTGAACGAAGCTGCTGCCCGCTTCGCCCTCAGCTCCCCCTGTGGCTCACCCAAGCCCTGGGCCGGGCTGGAGGAGCCCTGGGGGCTGTACCCTGCTGGGCGGGGGGCTGAGGACAGCTGGGTGGCCCTGGCACCCCGCCCGACCTCACCCTGCGGCAAGCGGCGCTACTCCAGCTCGGAGACCCATTCCTCGGCCTCGCCCTGCCTCTCCCGCCGTGGCAGCCTGGGCGAGgagggaggcggggaggggactgatggggtgggcggggaggggcCGCCCTACGAGGCTGCCGGGCAGCACCCCCCAGCTGAGAGCATCCCGCAGAAGGCCCGCAAGACCTCCACCGAGCAGACGGTGGCGCTGACGCGGAAGGAGGAGGGGTGCTGCAATGGTGACGACGGGGGGTTTGGGGCAGCCCGCAAAGAAGGGATGGACTATCTGGCCGTGCCCTCCCCGCTGGGCTGGTCCAAGGCCAGGATCGGGGGCCACAGCCCCATCTTCAG GTCGTCCGCTCTGCCTCCCTTAGACTGGCCCTTGCCTAGCCAATATGAACAATACGAGCTGAAGATTGAAGTCCAGCCCCGGACACACCACCGGGCCCATTACGAGACCGAGGGCAGCCGGGGGGCCGTGAAGGCCACCCCGGGGGGTCACCCCGTGGTGAAG CTTCTGGGCTATGACGAGAAGCCGCTGACCCTGCAGATGTTCATTGGCACGGCCGACGAGCGCAACCTGCGGCCTCATGCCTTCTACCAGGTGCACCGCATCACCGGCAAGATGGTGGCCACTGCCAGCTACGAGACCATCATTAGCAGCACCAAGGTGCTAGAGATGTCCCTGCTGCCCGAGAACAACATGGCGGCCAA catTGACTGCGCGGGGATCCTGAAGCTACGGAACTCGGACATCGAGCTGCGGAAGGGCGAGACCGACATCGGGCGCAAGAACACCCGGGTCCGGCTGGTGTTCAGGGTCCACGTCCCCCAGGGCAATGGGAAAGTCGTCTCCATCCAAACCGCCTCCGTGCCCATCGAGTGCT cccagcgctCGGCACAGGAGCTCCCCCAGGTGGAGAGGTGCAGCCTCAGCGCAGGGTCGGGGCGCGGAGGCGAGGAGATGGTGCTGTCTGGCGCCAACTTCCTGCCTGATTCCAAGGTCGTCTTCATTGAAAGGGGTCCCG ATGGGAAGCTCcaatgggaggaggaggcctgtaTCAACCGGCTCAAGAGCAACGAG ACCACGCTGACCCTCACAGTCCCAGAATACAGCAACCCACAGGTGGCCCGGCCTGTCCAGGTCTATTTCTACGTCTCCAACGGGCGGCGGAAACGGAGCCCAACGCAGGCCTTTAAATACCTGCCCG tgaTCTTCAAGGAGgagccacccccctcctccccactccgcGGCTTCCCCCTCGGCCCCTCCTCTCCAGTGCCCCCTTGCAGTCCCCCTTACCCTCCTGAGGGCCCCGGGGACATGGACATTTCCCCCAGTCGCCCCCACTTCCCCTGCTACCCTGATGACTCCCCCTACAGGGCTGGCTATTCCTCCTCCCCCGCGGCCTTCGGGAGCCCCTCCCTATACCCTGACGGGCCCCCATTGCTCCCTTTGACACCCCCTTATCACCGCTGCCTGGCCACCGAGCCCTCCCACCGCTACCCCCACACGGAGCAGTACGGGGGGGCTGGGCTGACGGTGCCCCCCCACTTCCATCCACTGGGCTACCGGCCCCCCCACTTCCAGGCCCCTGCCCAGCTCACCCCACCAGCACTGTCAGAGGGAGCCGGGCCCCCCAACTGGGGGGATCCGGAGTCCGGGGAGACTGAGGAGGTGGAGAAACCCAGAGGCAGCGGATACCGGGTGGCTTTCCGTGACAGCCTGCCTGTCCAGGGGATCACACTGGAGGAAG TGACCGAGATCATCGGCCGGGACCTGAGTGACTTCCCGGAGCCACtctgtgaaggcagggggagcTGA